In the Malaclemys terrapin pileata isolate rMalTer1 chromosome 12, rMalTer1.hap1, whole genome shotgun sequence genome, one interval contains:
- the LOC128845979 gene encoding ribonuclease-like, with protein MAPRGPHPTILLPLLLLAASLAQLSEGASYSQFLNQHIDLPKSSTSSDQNYCELMMQRRSLTRPFCITSNTFIQAPTNQVQGVCSSGRKRIRDVYNSITRFHVATCQLTSISPLGLSTRLESGPAASM; from the coding sequence ATGGCTCCGAGGGGACCCCACCCCACAAtcctgctgccccttctcctcctggccgccagcctggcccagctcagtGAAGGCGCCAGCTACTCGCAGTTCTTGAACCAACACATCGACCTTCCCAAGAGCAGCACCTCCAGTGACCAGAACTACTGTGAACTCATGATGCAGCGCCGGAGCCTGACCCGCCCTTTCTGCATAACCAGCAACACCTTCATCCAAGCCCCCACCAACCAAGTCCAGGGCGTTTGCAGCAGTGGAAGGAAACGGATCCGCGACGTCTACAACAGTATCACACGCTTCCACGTTGCCACATGCCAGCTGACATCCATTTCCCCACTAGGGCTATCTACAAGGCTAGAGTCTGGACCCGCAGCATCTATGTGA